The Novipirellula galeiformis genome contains a region encoding:
- a CDS encoding tetratricopeptide repeat protein: MKTISPNDFGVRISDLPIDWPVCATIQMIATQRITMVIRWSIVVAALIPQWGAAQSPGPPSGTEPPISSQSEPDGGETGSATGTPRFVGSDGNPASSNDLVSGLKEQIQRYLAAGQIVEAAEMARQYDDQIINQPDSDVDLTLPLAQLGRAFQNGGDGAQSLEFFSRANAALDRPASKQVAPATAVLVRLAAASLFVELGKLPLAATTLQKMFASPEQLTDAQQQLAVALCLRLGADSLTKRELGTAEAAYQLAAEHADAMQKPTAMLGAAWAVAMSGSRGAEAADLMIAFVDAFPDHQDAARASQAGIACLKQVGREEEAAAMMNQLFERWPESDAASDVLNQFGAVDIERIPAPLRQMILQRDVDQLTSAMTTIAIRIAAADGDLNHWDRLVVQLGKVDKTGQTTADVLEQWLAPSDAERLATFLLSPPDPALVQAKSRESACRWAGRHERWSMLALASQSTTPATADPTRTVTMERLFAEALMQTGRREEAHAWWVFIVDQRAATDFATLLRCAETEVSTGQIERATQRVDAARNAAGDNRFGRALVAMLSAELGIRRLRFDQARSDLESVVRSSQVDASLRGRAQWMIGETYYLQQKYVEAIEAYRGVAGIDPEGTWVIASLVQAGKSFEQLGRTRDAAVCYSTLVSRHGDSEFAGLASRRLAALSTSDESTSPQSGAPSKTKNPTLKR; encoded by the coding sequence ATGAAAACCATCAGCCCCAACGATTTTGGCGTGAGGATTTCGGATTTGCCGATCGATTGGCCCGTTTGCGCTACAATTCAGATGATAGCAACTCAGCGAATCACGATGGTGATCCGCTGGAGCATCGTCGTAGCCGCTCTAATCCCTCAATGGGGTGCTGCCCAGTCACCGGGCCCTCCCAGCGGTACAGAGCCGCCGATCTCATCGCAGTCGGAACCCGATGGGGGGGAGACTGGTTCAGCCACTGGCACGCCGCGTTTTGTCGGTTCCGATGGCAATCCCGCCAGCTCAAACGACCTTGTCTCCGGTTTAAAAGAACAGATTCAACGCTATCTCGCCGCCGGTCAGATCGTCGAAGCGGCGGAAATGGCGAGACAATACGATGATCAAATCATTAATCAGCCTGATTCCGACGTCGATTTGACGTTGCCGTTGGCTCAACTTGGCCGTGCCTTTCAAAACGGGGGGGATGGTGCCCAGTCGCTCGAATTCTTCAGTCGTGCCAACGCGGCACTCGATCGGCCCGCTAGCAAACAGGTGGCTCCCGCGACCGCGGTGTTAGTTCGACTTGCCGCCGCGTCTTTGTTTGTGGAGCTAGGAAAATTGCCGCTTGCCGCGACCACGCTGCAAAAAATGTTTGCCTCGCCCGAGCAGTTGACGGACGCTCAACAGCAATTGGCGGTCGCACTGTGTTTGCGTCTGGGGGCAGATTCATTGACGAAGCGCGAGCTCGGGACGGCCGAGGCCGCCTACCAGCTCGCCGCCGAACATGCCGACGCGATGCAAAAGCCGACCGCGATGTTGGGAGCGGCATGGGCGGTGGCGATGTCCGGATCGCGGGGAGCGGAAGCGGCCGATTTGATGATCGCATTTGTGGATGCCTTTCCCGATCACCAGGACGCTGCCCGAGCGTCTCAGGCGGGGATCGCATGTTTGAAACAGGTTGGTCGCGAGGAAGAGGCTGCGGCCATGATGAACCAATTGTTCGAGCGTTGGCCTGAATCGGATGCCGCCAGCGACGTGCTCAACCAATTCGGTGCGGTGGACATTGAGCGAATTCCGGCCCCATTGCGGCAAATGATTCTGCAGCGTGATGTGGATCAATTGACCTCCGCGATGACAACGATCGCGATTCGCATCGCCGCAGCCGACGGCGATTTGAACCACTGGGATCGATTGGTGGTGCAGCTAGGTAAGGTCGACAAAACGGGGCAAACCACGGCCGACGTGTTGGAGCAGTGGTTGGCTCCGTCCGACGCGGAGCGATTGGCAACGTTTCTGTTGTCGCCCCCGGATCCTGCGCTCGTGCAAGCGAAATCGCGTGAATCGGCCTGTCGTTGGGCGGGGCGTCACGAACGCTGGAGCATGTTGGCATTGGCGTCTCAATCGACGACTCCGGCAACCGCAGACCCGACGCGTACGGTGACGATGGAACGCTTGTTTGCCGAGGCATTGATGCAAACCGGGCGGCGTGAGGAGGCTCACGCTTGGTGGGTCTTTATCGTGGACCAACGAGCGGCGACCGATTTCGCCACCCTGCTCCGCTGTGCCGAGACGGAGGTCTCGACGGGGCAAATCGAACGAGCAACTCAGCGTGTCGATGCCGCCCGCAATGCCGCCGGTGACAATCGCTTTGGGCGTGCGTTGGTGGCGATGTTGTCGGCTGAATTGGGAATCCGAAGGTTGCGGTTCGATCAAGCGCGAAGCGATCTCGAGTCGGTGGTGCGAAGCAGCCAAGTCGACGCGTCGCTGCGTGGGCGGGCGCAATGGATGATCGGAGAAACATACTATTTGCAACAAAAGTATGTCGAAGCCATCGAGGCCTATCGCGGCGTGGCAGGCATCGACCCCGAGGGCACTTGGGTGATCGCGTCGTTGGTCCAAGCGGGAAAATCTTTTGAACAATTGGGGAGGACACGGGACGCTGCGGTTTGTTATTCGACTCTGGTGAGCCGACACGGCGATAGCGAGTTCGCTGGTCTAGCGAGTCGCCGACTTGCCGCGTTGTCGACGAGTGACGAGTCAACGTCTCCCCAATCGGGGGCTCCATCGAAAACAAAGAATCCAACGTTAAAACGATGA